A region of the Nitrospira sp. genome:
ACGACACGGTCTTTAATCACAACGCATTGGCCGATGTCGAGGCGCCCCGTCTCTTTAGCCACGTCCCAGCCATAACGGATGTCCACCCACTCCTTCTTAGTTGGTTGACGCGACGTGAGCGTCCCTTCCTCAACCAAGATCCCTTCCAGACCGAACGTCGACTCGCAAATGGTGATGCCATCCTTCTCGAGTTCTGCAGCAAGTGCGCGTAGAATATCGTCATCCTTCCAGAGGGCCAATTTCGTGGCGAGCGCGAGCACTCGAAAATCAGGACGGGCATGGCTATAGACATGCGTTTTCTTGATGCCCCCCAGCATGACCACATTCCGGACGCCGTCGGCCTTGAACGCATTGATCAACTTGTTGAGCTGGCCAATCTTGACCCAATGGATCCGATCGACATGCTGTTCGAGCTCCGGTTCAGTCTCGCCCTCATGAGCCACCGCATAGACTTGAAGGCCCATTTTGCGAGCGTTATCCGCAAAGATGATCGGAAATCGTCCGTTCCCGGCGATCACCCCGATTCGACCGTCTGCTATAGACATGGCCAAGGTCATAGTGGCTGAGAGCTCACACCGGTTGATCAAACTCGCGCTCTAGGTCATGGTTGACAGCCCTTGAGATGCCACGTTTGGTTCCCTCCATAAACGTGAGGACCTTGGCCACATCCGCCTGTCCTTTAAATTCCTTTTTTGCCAATCGTACCGCCTCGGCTGTCCGATGTCCCGATCGGAACAGCAAGTCAAATGCCTTCTTCAACAAAGCGATCCGGTCCACCGAGAAACCATGCCGTTGCAAACCGACCGAATTGAGGCCGTACAGATGTGCGCGATACCCGCCGGCTGCAAATGCAAACGGAGGGATATCCTGGCCGATCGCACAACACCCTCCGATCATCACATAGTCTCCGATACGCACAAACTGAAGAACACCGGTCAAGCCTCCGATAACCGCATGATCACCGATGGTAATATGTCCCGCCAGGCTTGCCGCATTCGCCATAATGATATGGTCACCGAGCCGGCAATCATGCGCCACATGCACGTAGGCCATCAGAATGCCCTTGGATCCAAGAGAGGTCACGCCCCCTCCCTGGGTCGTTCCCCGATTGATCGTGACATATTCGCGGATGATGTTGTCATGGCCGATGACGACTTTAGTCGGTTCCCCTTTATAGCCAAGGTGCTGTGGAGGCCCTCCGATCGAAGCAAACGGATGCACTTCATTCCGCTCCCCAATTTCCGTCCACCCATCGATAATCGCATGGGAAAGAAGTCGGCTCCCCTTTCCGATCACGACGTGCTCTCCCACAACGCAGAACGGCCCAATTTCCACGTTATGATCGAGGCTCGCCTTGGGATGAATGATCGCTGTTGGATGTATCTTCACGCATGCCCCCTTTACTCGCGTCAAACCTCACCGGCCATTCGTCAACTGCCGGATCACTGCCTGGCCTACACGCCGACCGTACGCTTCAGGAATCGAGTACTCATCAAACCCGATTATTTCGTGTCCGCCTTCTCCTCCATCACCATTGCCGTCATCACGGCGTCACAGACCATTTCATTGTCTACATAGGCCTTCCCTTGCATTTTCCAGAATGGCGGACGCTTCTTGATGACCTCGATTTCAATACGCAGCTGATCGCCCGGGACCACCGGTCGTCTGAACTTGGCCTCCTCAATACCCGTTAGATACATAATGGTCTTTCCGACTGTCCCTCCCGACTTGAAGACCAGCACGCCACCCACCTGGGCCATGGCTTCGACAATCAGCACCCCCGGCATCACCGGGCGGCCTGGAAAGTGTCCTTGAAAGAACGGCTCATTGATCGTCACGTTTTTGATGCCGACGATGCTTTTATGCGGTTCAAACTCTTTGACTCGATCCACCAGTAGGAACGGATATCGGTGGGGAAGTAACGCCTGAATCTCAGCCTGTTCGACCGATGCCATGGGCTCTGCCTCCTCTCCATCCTGAATAGAACTACCGTCTAGGGATTCTGTCGATCAAATTCCTTGATGATCGAATCTGTCACATCTAGCGCTGGCTGATGATAGAGGACAATACGGATGAGCGCTTCATTGCCCTTATCGAGAATAGCCGTATATCCATCTTTCTGAGCCACCGCCTGCGCGGCGGCGGCGATTTTTTGCGCATATTCCACGACCATTTCGCGCTGCTTTTGTTGAACTTCACGATTGAACTCTTGAAGCCGACGCTGAAACGCTTCCATCTTGCCGCGTAACTGCTCTTCTTTCTCTTGCCGTGCCTGGTCCGCAAGCTTGACGTTCGGATCTTGTAAGGACTGCTCCAAGTCCTTTAACTCTTGCTCATCGCCATGAATGATCTTTTGTCTGGTCATGGAGTATCCCTTCACCTCTTCCAAGGCCAGCTTCCCAGACTTGGTTCGCTCTATCACCATCTGCTGATCCATGACCCCGACCCGAAACACCTCGCCTGCATGGAGCGGCGCAACTCCCTGCACCAGTAATACCGCAACGCCTAACCATGTCGCCCGCGCTACACCCATCATAACCCACCTCCCTCAGAAACTAAGGGTATTCTCTATTGAACTCTTCGATGACCTGGCCTGAAATGTCCAGACCTTCTTCATGATAGATCGTCGGCCCACCCCTACTCCTGTCGACAACAACCTGCAATCCAAGACGCTTGGCGACCTTCGCGACAACCGTTTCGCTCTTGTCACGAAATCCTTCCAGAACATCTTTTTGTTTTTCTTGGACTTCCCGATTCAATTCGGAAGCCTTTTGCTGGTACTCCTGCATGCGTCGGCGAAACTGTTCCTCCCGCTCTCGTTTCGCGGTGGGGCTCAGAACGGAGGACTGTTTGACAAAGTCCTCTTCCATCCGCCGTAACTCCTTTTCCTCCATCTCCATCAACGCCTGTCGATTTTTCGAAAAGCCGGCCAGGTTCTCCTTCACCTTCTTGCCCGCACTCGTCTCGCTGAGCAAGCGCTGTAAATTGATCACCGCCACCTTCCCGTCTATTTTTCCTCCACCTCCAGCGCATCCTCCACTCAGAGCCAGCATGACGGCGACCGCAGCCGACATTGCTGTCCATTCGATTCGTCCCGCCGCTCGCTTCCACCGATTCCCGTTCCAACGTACCACGCGTAAACTCCGACTAAAATAAGGTTCCGATCGTAAACTCGAACACGCCGGCTCGCTCACCGGTTCGCGCATCAAGATTAATCCCATAGGCCACTCGCAAGGGACCGAAGGGAGAGATCCACCGCCCTTCGAGACCCGCAGCGGGCCGCAAATTGATCGACAACGGTTCATCCTCCTCGAACCCTTTGCCATAATCGAAAAAGATCACCCCGTTCAATTTCGCCTCGGAAGAAATCGTGAAAATCAGTTCGGCATTGAAAATCAATTGCTTGGCGGCACCGAATGGAGCACGAGTCGTGGAAACGACAGGACCAGCTCGTCCGAACGCGAACCCGCGCATGGTGTTGATTCCGCCCACAAAAAATCGCTCACTGAGCGGAATCCGCGTCGTTCCACCAAGCGCTTGAACCTCTCCATAGCGAGCCCGCAGCGAAACCCTCATGTCGAACGGAAGCGGGGTCACCTTGATGACATCCACGTGATACTTAATAAAGTTGTTGGTCCCACCCATATAGGGTGTTCCGATATCAAACCCTCCACCGATGCGCCAGCCAGATCTCGGATCAAGGTAATAGTCTCTGGTATCCCGAAACAGCGCAAATCGAAACCCCGTCGACGACTGTGTCCCCAACTGTTGACAGACGATGGGTACCAGCTCAGCCCCAGGTGTACAGATACCGAATTGAGGGTTCCTGAACGTGATTTGTTCTCCAAAGATGCTGACACTCCCCGTCACATATTCTGACAACCAACGGCCAAGTGTGACATTTCCACCGGTTCGTTCTTCAAAATAGGAAAGATAGTTCGTCATACTGCGATACCCATCGACCTGCAGCGAGGTCAAGGAGTCATTCAAATAGGGATTGCGGAAGGTAATGGACCCGAGACTTCTTCGCTGGCCCAGTTGCCCTCGGATGCGACCCATATAGCCGTATCCACCCAAATTCCCTTGGGTAATATCGGCGATCGCCACCAGTCGATCCAGCGTACTGAACCCACCGCCGAGGCTGAACATCCCCGTCGGTTTTTCTTTCACTCGCACGTTCAGATCGACCTTGTCAGGTGCGACTTGGGCGGGCAGGATTTCGACTGTCTCGAAGAAATTCAAGTTGTTCAATCGCTGAAAACTTCGCTTCAGAGAAGCGGTGTCGATCACATCCTGTTCGTCGACTCTGATTTCTCGACGGATGACGTTGTCTCGTGTTTTGTCATTCCCGTAGATATTGATCTGCCGGATCCGCATCATCTCCCCTTCTTTGATGCTGAAGATGATGGTCACGGTCCGTTCTTCATT
Encoded here:
- a CDS encoding LpxI family protein; the protein is MSIADGRIGVIAGNGRFPIIFADNARKMGLQVYAVAHEGETEPELEQHVDRIHWVKIGQLNKLINAFKADGVRNVVMLGGIKKTHVYSHARPDFRVLALATKLALWKDDDILRALAAELEKDGITICESTFGLEGILVEEGTLTSRQPTKKEWVDIRYGWDVAKETGRLDIGQCVVIKDRVVVAVEAVEGTDEAIKRGGELAKDGAVVVKRSKPQQDLRFDLPAVGPRTIEVMQSVKASVLAVEAGRCVMLDREVLLRTAEEAGIAVVGLAREEEPSPAA
- the lpxA gene encoding acyl-ACP--UDP-N-acetylglucosamine O-acyltransferase — its product is MKIHPTAIIHPKASLDHNVEIGPFCVVGEHVVIGKGSRLLSHAIIDGWTEIGERNEVHPFASIGGPPQHLGYKGEPTKVVIGHDNIIREYVTINRGTTQGGGVTSLGSKGILMAYVHVAHDCRLGDHIIMANAASLAGHITIGDHAVIGGLTGVLQFVRIGDYVMIGGCCAIGQDIPPFAFAAGGYRAHLYGLNSVGLQRHGFSVDRIALLKKAFDLLFRSGHRTAEAVRLAKKEFKGQADVAKVLTFMEGTKRGISRAVNHDLEREFDQPV
- the fabZ gene encoding 3-hydroxyacyl-ACP dehydratase FabZ, with protein sequence MASVEQAEIQALLPHRYPFLLVDRVKEFEPHKSIVGIKNVTINEPFFQGHFPGRPVMPGVLIVEAMAQVGGVLVFKSGGTVGKTIMYLTGIEEAKFRRPVVPGDQLRIEIEVIKKRPPFWKMQGKAYVDNEMVCDAVMTAMVMEEKADTK
- a CDS encoding OmpH family outer membrane protein, whose protein sequence is MMGVARATWLGVAVLLVQGVAPLHAGEVFRVGVMDQQMVIERTKSGKLALEEVKGYSMTRQKIIHGDEQELKDLEQSLQDPNVKLADQARQEKEEQLRGKMEAFQRRLQEFNREVQQKQREMVVEYAQKIAAAAQAVAQKDGYTAILDKGNEALIRIVLYHQPALDVTDSIIKEFDRQNP
- a CDS encoding OmpH family outer membrane protein, whose product is MGLILMREPVSEPACSSLRSEPYFSRSLRVVRWNGNRWKRAAGRIEWTAMSAAVAVMLALSGGCAGGGGKIDGKVAVINLQRLLSETSAGKKVKENLAGFSKNRQALMEMEEKELRRMEEDFVKQSSVLSPTAKREREEQFRRRMQEYQQKASELNREVQEKQKDVLEGFRDKSETVVAKVAKRLGLQVVVDRSRGGPTIYHEEGLDISGQVIEEFNREYP
- the bamA gene encoding outer membrane protein assembly factor BamA, with the protein product MVVSVLWSVLEALAQTPELKVASIDIRGAKRIEMPAIAGRLTLKAGDRYMPDHVRGQVKILYDTGFFEDVQVETESMAEGMAVTFVVQEKPFITEIVFDGNQQLTEEKLKEKTTIKSQTFLDQQQVKESAETIRRVYQHDGYYNAQVVPVIEALDEDRKRLTFHITEGEKAKIKTVIFEGLRAATKTEMLSVMSTREWIPWYGFFTKFKLPSMVSDAGVLKHEEVGNDVERIREVLLNKGYFNVRVGQPSVELTEDKKWFTVSYPITEGEPFTIAEIGFRGYTVFEDPELRVGLRIKDGEIFQRAKIRDEISRITDLYGSKGYSFAEVVPNVNPNNEERTVTIIFSIKEGEMMRIRQINIYGNDKTRDNVIRREIRVDEQDVIDTASLKRSFQRLNNLNFFETVEILPAQVAPDKVDLNVRVKEKPTGMFSLGGGFSTLDRLVAIADITQGNLGGYGYMGRIRGQLGQRRSLGSITFRNPYLNDSLTSLQVDGYRSMTNYLSYFEERTGGNVTLGRWLSEYVTGSVSIFGEQITFRNPQFGICTPGAELVPIVCQQLGTQSSTGFRFALFRDTRDYYLDPRSGWRIGGGFDIGTPYMGGTNNFIKYHVDVIKVTPLPFDMRVSLRARYGEVQALGGTTRIPLSERFFVGGINTMRGFAFGRAGPVVSTTRAPFGAAKQLIFNAELIFTISSEAKLNGVIFFDYGKGFEEDEPLSINLRPAAGLEGRWISPFGPLRVAYGINLDARTGERAGVFEFTIGTLF